A window from Aliamphritea hakodatensis encodes these proteins:
- a CDS encoding aldehyde dehydrogenase family protein yields MSDQVFNNYIAGEWQPGNNGSIANISPADTRDVIGQYAQADSAQTEAAIQAAMAGQVEWAKSGLEQRYSVLMAIGDELIARKDELGNILAREEGKTLAEGAGEVYRSGQFFHYYAAEVLRQMGETAESVRPGIEIETRREPVGVVGIITPWNFPTATGAWKIAPALAFGNAVVWKPANQVPASAWALTEIISRQGLPAGTFNLVMGPGSQVGDVLINSRDVNALTFTGSLETGRKVASATAGNLVKCQLEMGSKNALIVLDDADLDNAVECAVGGAFGGTGQKCTASSRLIVTEGIHDRFVEAMQARMAKLVVGHPLKEGVHIGAVADARQLEQNVEYFEQAKREGGNLVCGGEVFTETFNGEEVEGYYMQPALFTNTTNDMTINREEAFAPIACVIKVKDYEEALATLNDTNFGLTGGICTQSLQHATHFKRNAKTGCVMVNLPTAGTDYHVPFGGRKDSSFGPREQGTYAKEFYTVVKTSYIRA; encoded by the coding sequence ATGTCAGATCAGGTATTTAACAACTACATCGCCGGTGAATGGCAGCCAGGCAACAACGGCAGCATTGCTAACATCAGCCCGGCAGATACCCGTGACGTGATTGGTCAGTACGCTCAGGCTGACAGCGCACAGACTGAAGCAGCCATTCAGGCAGCAATGGCCGGTCAGGTTGAATGGGCCAAGAGCGGTCTGGAACAGCGTTACTCTGTACTGATGGCTATCGGCGACGAACTGATCGCCCGTAAAGACGAGCTGGGTAACATTCTGGCCCGTGAAGAAGGTAAAACCCTGGCCGAAGGTGCCGGTGAAGTTTACCGTTCCGGTCAGTTCTTCCATTACTACGCCGCTGAAGTGCTGCGCCAGATGGGTGAAACGGCTGAATCCGTTCGTCCGGGCATCGAAATTGAAACCCGCCGCGAGCCGGTCGGTGTTGTCGGTATCATCACGCCGTGGAACTTCCCGACTGCGACAGGTGCATGGAAAATCGCCCCTGCACTGGCGTTCGGTAACGCGGTGGTATGGAAGCCTGCTAACCAGGTGCCTGCTTCTGCATGGGCGCTGACAGAAATCATTTCCCGTCAGGGTCTGCCTGCCGGTACGTTCAACCTGGTCATGGGCCCGGGCAGCCAGGTGGGTGATGTGCTGATCAACTCCCGCGATGTAAATGCGCTGACGTTCACCGGTTCACTGGAAACCGGCCGTAAAGTTGCCTCTGCCACTGCCGGTAACCTGGTTAAGTGCCAGTTGGAAATGGGCAGCAAGAACGCCCTGATCGTACTGGATGATGCCGATCTGGATAACGCAGTTGAATGTGCTGTCGGTGGCGCGTTCGGCGGTACCGGTCAGAAATGTACCGCGTCTTCCCGTCTGATTGTTACCGAAGGCATTCACGACCGTTTCGTAGAAGCCATGCAGGCCCGTATGGCCAAGCTGGTTGTCGGTCACCCGCTGAAAGAAGGCGTGCACATCGGTGCCGTTGCTGATGCCCGTCAGCTGGAACAGAACGTTGAGTATTTTGAACAGGCTAAACGCGAAGGCGGCAACCTGGTCTGTGGCGGTGAAGTGTTCACTGAAACCTTCAACGGCGAAGAAGTGGAAGGCTACTACATGCAGCCTGCGCTGTTCACCAACACTACCAATGACATGACCATCAACCGCGAAGAAGCCTTTGCCCCGATTGCATGTGTCATCAAAGTTAAAGATTACGAAGAAGCACTGGCAACCCTGAACGATACCAACTTCGGTCTGACCGGCGGTATCTGCACCCAGTCTCTGCAGCACGCGACTCACTTCAAGCGTAACGCCAAGACTGGCTGTGTCATGGTGAATCTGCCAACGGCGGGTACTGATTACCACGTACCGTTCGGTGGCCGTAAGGATTCCAGCTTTGGCCCGCGTGAGCAGGGTACCTATGCGAAAGAATTCTACACCGTGGTTAAAACCAGCTATATCCGCGCCTGA
- a CDS encoding dipeptidase — protein MHLDLHRQQIVIDGLQYSNWSREIFEQLQAGGVTMVHATIVYHEQIRETLLRIGEWNRMFEQHGDLIMPVKSADDIRLAKQLGKVGVMFGAQNCSPIEDDIDMIAIMRELNLMIMQLTYNNQSLLACGCYEAEDSGVTRFGRQVIAEMNRVGMIVDMSHSAERSTLEAIEISSRPIVISHANPNSFHPAKRNKSDTVLKALGESGGLLGFSLYPFHLKNGPDCTLEEFCDMVARTADLMGIDQIGIGTDLCQQQPLEVLEWMRNGRWSKEMDYGEGSKSNADWPRPLEWFKDSRDFPNLTKGLLDRGFSEQDVAKVMGLNWLNFFDEALKPA, from the coding sequence ATGCATCTGGATTTACATCGCCAACAGATCGTCATCGATGGCCTGCAGTACTCCAACTGGAGCCGCGAGATTTTCGAACAGCTGCAAGCCGGCGGTGTCACTATGGTTCACGCCACCATCGTCTATCACGAACAGATTCGTGAAACCCTGTTACGGATCGGCGAATGGAACCGCATGTTCGAGCAACACGGTGACCTGATTATGCCGGTTAAGTCCGCTGACGATATCCGTCTGGCGAAACAACTGGGCAAAGTGGGTGTTATGTTCGGCGCGCAGAACTGCTCGCCGATCGAAGATGATATCGACATGATTGCGATTATGCGTGAGCTGAATCTGATGATTATGCAGCTCACCTATAACAACCAGAGCCTGCTGGCCTGCGGCTGCTATGAAGCGGAAGACAGCGGTGTCACCCGCTTTGGCCGTCAGGTCATCGCGGAAATGAACCGGGTCGGCATGATTGTGGATATGAGCCACAGTGCGGAACGCAGCACGCTGGAAGCCATTGAGATTTCCAGCCGGCCGATTGTGATCTCTCACGCCAACCCGAACAGCTTCCACCCGGCAAAGCGGAATAAATCCGATACCGTCCTGAAAGCACTGGGTGAGTCCGGCGGTCTGCTCGGCTTCAGCCTGTATCCGTTCCACCTGAAAAACGGCCCGGACTGCACCCTGGAAGAATTCTGCGACATGGTTGCCCGTACCGCTGATCTTATGGGGATTGATCAGATAGGTATCGGGACTGACCTGTGCCAGCAACAGCCACTGGAAGTACTTGAGTGGATGCGTAACGGCCGCTGGTCAAAAGAGATGGATTACGGCGAAGGCTCAAAAAGCAATGCTGACTGGCCCCGCCCGCTTGAATGGTTTAAAGACAGCCGCGATTTCCCGAACCTGACAAAAGGCCTTTTGGACCGTGGCTTCAGTGAGCAGGACGTTGCCAAAGTCATGGGCCTGAACTGGCTGAACTTTTTTGATGAGGCACTGAAACCCGCATAA
- a CDS encoding BCCT family transporter, with the protein MKTPPPFTDIEVKTSPEGFYKGYSLPIAMLSKVSMTLLVLWALVWPDNAGSMLSSLNGTLLNTFNSFYIVVVGLFAFFCFALALVPSWGSRRLGKEGEKPEFSNFSWFSMMFGAGLGVGLMVYSTAEPMGLWGSNPVVLAGDAVANTAGAVESGMRYTFLHYGFHAWAIYVVTGLSLAYYAYTRNMPLTIRSALTPLLGRHLNGPLGHLVDVLGVVATILGVSVTIGFGISQLVDGVYAITGMEWLMKDLDTKPAPSTVGLLAALIMIMGMSIISAVSGVGRGVKYLSNLNLVLSLILLLTFVFFGSFGFAMTTYGTALVDYILNFISLSFGAYGPTPYDSFVASLPEVARSLPPADLQAMHATGPWGGFDSFKAGLPAALQATENFDATAAAIWEVTEEGRQFGWQSAWTTFYWAWWIAFSPFVGLFLARISKGRTIREFVLGAVIAPALVCFAWMTILGGTAIDLELSGAAEGSIIGASATAKLFATLALMIDGGLLSAITIMCVVLIMTFLVTSADSGILVMNTIMSGGAQETGHLHRIIWGVLLTLVIATLLIAGGGGMDALKNAMIIGALPFTMIMFLMCLAMIKALIRDDIRDKEGLGAEPTATTTN; encoded by the coding sequence ATGAAAACCCCACCGCCGTTTACGGATATAGAGGTAAAAACCTCTCCCGAAGGCTTTTATAAAGGTTACAGTTTACCTATCGCTATGCTCAGTAAAGTCTCCATGACATTACTGGTTCTGTGGGCACTGGTCTGGCCTGATAATGCCGGTTCTATGCTCTCTTCATTGAACGGTACTCTGCTGAATACCTTCAACTCCTTCTACATCGTTGTAGTTGGTCTGTTCGCTTTCTTCTGTTTCGCACTGGCGCTTGTCCCTTCCTGGGGTAGCCGACGGCTCGGTAAAGAAGGTGAAAAACCTGAATTCTCAAATTTCTCATGGTTTTCCATGATGTTCGGTGCGGGTCTGGGTGTAGGTCTGATGGTTTACTCCACTGCCGAACCAATGGGCCTGTGGGGCTCCAACCCGGTTGTACTGGCCGGCGATGCGGTTGCCAATACCGCCGGCGCCGTTGAATCCGGTATGCGTTATACCTTCCTGCACTACGGTTTCCATGCCTGGGCAATTTACGTGGTAACCGGCCTGTCGCTGGCGTACTACGCATATACCCGTAATATGCCGCTGACGATCCGCTCCGCGCTGACGCCTCTGCTGGGCCGCCACCTGAATGGCCCGCTGGGTCACCTGGTTGACGTCCTGGGTGTTGTGGCAACGATTCTGGGTGTATCCGTAACCATCGGTTTCGGTATCAGCCAGCTGGTTGACGGTGTCTATGCCATTACCGGTATGGAATGGCTGATGAAAGATCTCGATACGAAACCGGCGCCCAGCACAGTGGGTCTGCTGGCCGCCCTGATCATGATCATGGGTATGTCGATCATTTCTGCCGTATCCGGTGTAGGTCGCGGGGTAAAATACCTGTCTAACCTGAACCTGGTTCTGTCGCTGATCCTGCTGCTGACTTTCGTATTCTTCGGTTCATTCGGCTTCGCCATGACCACCTACGGTACAGCGCTGGTTGATTACATTCTGAACTTCATTTCACTGTCTTTCGGCGCTTATGGCCCGACACCATACGACAGCTTTGTTGCTTCACTGCCTGAAGTTGCCCGTTCTCTGCCACCTGCTGATTTGCAGGCAATGCACGCGACCGGTCCATGGGGCGGTTTCGATTCCTTCAAGGCTGGCCTGCCGGCTGCCCTGCAGGCAACTGAAAACTTCGATGCAACTGCAGCTGCTATCTGGGAAGTAACAGAAGAAGGCCGTCAGTTTGGCTGGCAGTCAGCCTGGACAACCTTCTACTGGGCATGGTGGATTGCATTCTCGCCTTTCGTAGGTTTGTTCCTGGCGCGTATCTCTAAAGGCCGTACTATCCGTGAATTCGTACTGGGTGCGGTTATCGCTCCGGCACTGGTATGTTTCGCCTGGATGACTATCCTGGGCGGTACTGCGATCGATCTGGAACTGTCCGGCGCGGCTGAAGGCAGCATTATCGGTGCATCTGCGACCGCTAAGCTGTTCGCTACTCTGGCACTGATGATTGACGGCGGCCTGCTGTCTGCCATCACCATCATGTGTGTGGTTCTGATCATGACCTTCCTGGTCACCTCTGCTGACTCCGGTATTCTGGTAATGAATACCATTATGTCTGGCGGTGCTCAGGAAACCGGCCACCTGCACCGCATCATCTGGGGCGTGCTGCTGACGCTGGTAATTGCGACCCTGCTGATCGCCGGTGGCGGCGGTATGGACGCGCTGAAGAACGCAATGATCATCGGTGCACTGCCGTTTACCATGATCATGTTCCTGATGTGTCTGGCCATGATCAAAGCACTGATCCGTGACGACATCCGTGACAAAGAAGGTCTGGGCGCTGAACCGACAGCAACCACGACTAACTAA
- a CDS encoding transglutaminase family protein, whose protein sequence is MSLFAHQKTVPKEALPALNARRWIFFSTVLCMLPQALHMPVWMSLLAGGLLVYAGLRLNRGIAQPPRLLKVLAVLVVLTVTALSILGKSTLLGLVILLVMANTLKLLELRTRRDVWVVVLVNCFIIAAAYLFSTSMLSGAYGVLSIVVLLASLITLHSEASSLWRVRWQPLKTAGLLLLQALPLALLIFLIFPRIGPLWSLELATPSARTGLSDSLAPGEISNLLRSDEMAFRVSFSGDPVPEQRRYWRAMTFDHFDGQRWRIDAAEPSRQLPDSRYTGDYQVIAEPASSAWLIALTPVNNGTGGLKLFPDGTVRAPEPLQQRFTYSLPLQDGTGETLSTEDLRRYLQVPAGNPRARAQVDQWLAEGLSKQQIVAAILQQYRQHFSYTLSPARLQGHRVDEFFFATREGFCEHFASATGLMLRMAGIPTRLVGGYLGGEWNPYSEYLLIRQRDAHAWVEAWLDGRWQRIDPTASVAPERVMDGIEELLQQSPGYLADQPLSMVRLEQQFALLAELRLRYQSLNYSWHRWVLGYDSRQEDLLKNWLGTLDYLKSVLLVLLPVTLVLVVIGWWLLRARPRYRDQISLDAERLSDRLSRKQPALARAAGETLQQYCRRAAAVLPDQADALMAWAEAAGQAQYDVASGVNMKLYRRRLKQLKQQL, encoded by the coding sequence ATGAGTTTGTTTGCTCATCAGAAAACGGTGCCTAAAGAGGCGTTGCCGGCACTGAACGCCCGCCGCTGGATATTTTTCAGTACGGTGCTGTGCATGTTGCCTCAGGCGCTGCATATGCCTGTATGGATGTCTTTGCTGGCCGGGGGCTTGCTGGTGTATGCCGGGCTGCGCCTGAACCGGGGCATTGCGCAGCCGCCACGGTTGCTGAAAGTGCTGGCGGTGTTGGTGGTACTGACGGTGACGGCACTGAGCATACTGGGTAAATCGACGCTGCTCGGACTGGTGATTTTGCTGGTGATGGCCAATACCCTGAAGTTACTGGAGCTGCGAACCCGGCGGGATGTCTGGGTGGTGGTGCTGGTGAACTGTTTTATCATTGCTGCTGCTTATCTGTTTTCCACCAGTATGCTGTCCGGAGCGTACGGGGTGTTATCAATCGTTGTGTTGTTGGCCAGCCTGATTACCCTGCACAGCGAAGCTTCTTCTTTGTGGCGTGTTCGCTGGCAACCGCTGAAAACGGCGGGTCTGCTGTTATTGCAGGCCCTGCCGCTGGCGTTACTGATCTTCCTTATCTTTCCCAGAATAGGCCCGCTGTGGAGCCTGGAGCTGGCCACGCCGTCCGCCCGCACCGGACTGTCCGACAGTCTCGCACCGGGGGAAATCAGCAATCTGCTGCGTTCCGATGAAATGGCGTTTCGGGTGAGTTTCAGCGGTGACCCGGTGCCGGAGCAGAGGCGTTACTGGCGGGCGATGACCTTTGATCATTTCGACGGCCAGCGCTGGCGGATTGATGCTGCTGAACCCAGCAGACAGCTGCCGGATAGCCGTTATACAGGGGATTATCAGGTCATTGCTGAACCGGCAAGCAGCGCATGGCTGATTGCCCTGACGCCGGTAAACAATGGTACCGGAGGGTTGAAGCTGTTCCCGGACGGGACTGTCAGAGCGCCTGAGCCCTTACAGCAGCGTTTTACCTACAGCCTGCCGTTACAGGATGGCACGGGTGAGACGCTCAGCACGGAGGATCTGCGCCGTTATCTGCAGGTGCCGGCGGGTAACCCCCGGGCCCGGGCTCAGGTGGATCAGTGGCTGGCAGAGGGGCTGTCAAAGCAGCAGATTGTTGCGGCGATTCTGCAGCAGTACCGGCAGCATTTCAGTTATACCCTTTCTCCGGCCCGTTTACAGGGGCACCGGGTGGATGAGTTTTTCTTTGCAACCCGGGAAGGCTTCTGCGAACACTTTGCCAGTGCCACCGGGCTGATGCTGCGGATGGCCGGCATTCCCACCCGGCTGGTGGGTGGTTATCTGGGGGGGGAATGGAATCCGTACAGTGAATATCTGCTGATCCGGCAGCGGGATGCCCATGCCTGGGTTGAAGCCTGGCTTGATGGCCGCTGGCAACGGATTGACCCTACTGCGTCTGTCGCACCGGAACGGGTTATGGACGGCATAGAGGAGCTGTTACAGCAGTCTCCCGGTTATCTGGCGGATCAGCCGCTGAGCATGGTCAGACTGGAGCAGCAGTTTGCCCTGTTAGCCGAGTTGCGGTTACGTTATCAGAGCCTGAACTACAGCTGGCATCGCTGGGTGCTGGGTTATGACAGCCGCCAGGAAGACTTGCTGAAAAATTGGCTGGGCACTCTGGATTATCTTAAATCAGTATTGCTGGTGTTATTACCGGTCACCCTTGTGCTGGTGGTGATTGGTTGGTGGCTGCTGCGGGCCAGACCCCGTTACCGGGATCAGATTTCACTGGATGCGGAACGCCTGTCAGACCGCCTGAGCCGTAAACAGCCGGCACTGGCAAGGGCCGCCGGGGAAACCCTGCAGCAATATTGTCGTCGTGCAGCGGCTGTTTTGCCGGATCAGGCGGACGCATTAATGGCCTGGGCAGAGGCGGCCGGGCAGGCTCAGTACGATGTTGCCTCAGGGGTGAATATGAAGCTGTACCGGCGGCGTCTGAAGCAGCTTAAGCAGCAGCTGTAA